One stretch of Macrotis lagotis isolate mMagLag1 chromosome 7, bilby.v1.9.chrom.fasta, whole genome shotgun sequence DNA includes these proteins:
- the LDHB gene encoding L-lactate dehydrogenase B chain — protein sequence MATLKEKLIAPVAEEEATAPNNKITVVGVGQVGMACAISILGKSLADELALVDVLEDKLKGEMMDLQHGSLFLQTPKIVADKDYSVTAGSKIVVVTAGVRQQEGESRLNLVQRNVNVFKFIIPQIVKYSPDCTIIVVSNPVDILTYVTWKLSGLPKHKVIGSGCNLDSARFRYLMSEKLGIHPSSCHGWILGEHGDSSVAVWSGVNVAGVSLQELNPEMGTDNDSENWKEVHKLVIESAYEVIKLKGYTNWAIGLSVADLIETMLKNLSRIHPVSTMVKGMYGIENEVFLSLPCILNARGLTSVINQKLKDDEVAQLKKSADTLWDIQKDLKDL from the exons ATGGCTACTCTTAAAGAAAAACTGATTGCGCCAGTTGCAGAAGAGGAGGCAACAGCCCCAAACAATAAGATTACTGTTGTGGGTGTTGGACAAGTTGGTATGGCCTGTGCTATCAGCATACTTGGAAAG AGTCTTGCTGATGAACTTGCCCTTGTTGATGTTTTGGAAGACAAACTCAAGGGAGAAATGATGGATCTTCAGCATGGGAGCTTATTTCTTCAAACTCCTAAAATTGTGGCTGATAAGG ATTATTCTGTCACTGCTGGTTCTAAGATTGTTGTAGTCACTGCAGGAGTCCGTCAGCAAGAGGGAGAGAGTCGCCTCAATCTGGTACAGAGGAATGTGAATGTCTTCAAATTTATCATTCCCCAGATTGTAAAGTATAGCCCAGACTGTACCATAATTGTGGTTTCCAACCCAG TGGATATCTTGACCTATGTCACCTGGAAACTGAGTGGACTGCCAAAGCACAAGGTTATTGGTAGTGGATGCAATCTGGACTCTGCCAGATTCCGATATCTTATGTCTGAAAAACTTGGCATCCATCCAAGCAGCTGCCATGGCTGGATCCTGGGAGAACATGGGGACTCAAGTG TGGCTGTGTGGAGTGGAGTGAATGTGGCAGGTGTTTCTCTCCAAGAACTGAATCCAGAAATGGGAACTGATAATGACAGTGAGAACTGGAAGGAAGTTCATAAGCTGGTGATTGAAAG tgCCTATGAAGTGATCAAACTTAAAGGATACACTAACTGGGCTATTGGATTAAGTGTTGCTGATTTAATTGAGACCATGTTAAAAAATCTATCCAGGATTCATCCTGTGTCCACTATGGTGAAG GGGATGTATGGCATCGAGAATGAAGTATTCCTCAGTCTTCCATGCATTCTGAATGCCCGAGGACTGACCAGCGTTATCAACCAGAAGCTGAAAGATGATGAGGTAGCTCAACTCAAGAAGAGCGCTGACACCTTGTGGGACATCCAAAAAGACCTGAAAGACCTGTAA